From one Culex quinquefasciatus strain JHB chromosome 3, VPISU_Cqui_1.0_pri_paternal, whole genome shotgun sequence genomic stretch:
- the LOC6039461 gene encoding cytochrome P450 4V2, which produces MVFIVLLSIVGALLVLQYLLLFYAARYSASIPTIQPSYPIVGNIPSFWGKSSKQALWAVVKSFQRVDRMGKLMIGPKPILLVNHPDLLQQILMRGDLHDKPFFYDFMGLGGGLITERDGKRWLMERKVLNPTFNTRMLTSFLPIMDARARKMVANLGPMADGRTVVDLLKYVGECTLEIVFNTTMGRNANELPGQREYVKHLDIIMTRLGERMMNVNQFLDIFYRMTSAYKSEHASRIFCNDFTDKIIRERRTELHEEQKMPQETDEFERKSLNFLDQILTIVREDGTSFTDQEISDNLYTMMSAAHETSALTVSYTCLLLAMHPKIQAKVIAEMNEVFYDSSVEITLDTLKQLEYTERVIKEVLRLLPAVPIGARQTNSELFLDGVQIPKNQILAFNCYNLHRRTDFWGPDPERFDPDRFLPEASQGRHPYAYIPFSAGLRNCIGMRYAMNSMRIMLLRILQEFEIGTDLKQTDLRFKFEITLKLVGPHSVWLKRRDKI; this is translated from the exons ATGGTGTTCATCGTGCTGCTGTCCATCGTCGGCGCGCTGCTCGTCCTGCAGTACCTGCTGCTGTTCTACGCGGCCAGATATTCCGCCTCGATCCCAACGATACAGCCCAGCTACCCGATCGTGGGGAACATCCCGTCCTTTTGGGGCAAATCGTCCAAGCAAGCCCTCTGGGCCGTTGTGAAAAGCTTCCAACGCGTGGACCGAATGGGCAAGCTGATGATCGGTCCCAAGCCGATACTGCTGGTCAACCATCCGGACCTGCTGCAGCAGATCTTGATGCGGGGTGATCTGCACGACAAGCCCTTCTTTTACGACTTTATGGGACTGGGCGGCGGCTTGATCACGGAACGCG ACGGCAAACGGTGGCTGATGGAGCGCAAGGTGCTCAATCCTACGTTCAACACACGGATGTTGACCAGCTTTCTACCGATCATGGACGCACGAGCCAGAAAGATGGTGGCCAATTTGGGACCGATGGCTGACGGGCGCACGGTGGTAGATTTGCTAAAGTATGTTGGTGAGTGTACTCTGGAGATTGTGTTCAACACGACGATGGGTCGGAATGCTAACGAGCTGCCCGGTCAGCGGGAGTACGTGAAGCACCTGGACAT aaTTATGACTCGACTAGGGGAACGAATGATGAATGTAAACCAATTTCTGGATATTTTCTACCGGATGACCAGTGCATACAAATCGGAGCATGCATCAAGAATATTTTGCAACGACTTCACGGATAAG ATCATTCGAGAACGGCGAACAGAGCTGCACGAAGAGCAAAAAATGCCACAGGAAACCGACGAGTTTGAGAGAAAGTCTTTGAATTTTCTCGATCAAATCCTTACAATTGTTAGGGAAGATGGTACCAGCTTCACCGATCAGGAGATTTCGGACAACTTGTACACGATGATGTCAGCG GCCCACGAAACCTCTGCCTTAACCGTATCGTACACATGTCTGCTTCTGGCGATGCACCCAAAAATTCAAGCTAAGGTCATAGCTGAGATGAACGAAGTCTTTTACGATTCTTCGGTAGAGATCACTCTGGATACTTTGAAACAGCTCGAGTACACCGAGCGAGTGATCAAGGAAGTTCTACGACTGCTGCCGGCGGTCCCAATCGGAGCACGTCAAACAAACAGCGAGCTTTTCCTGGACGGAGTTCAAATCCCCAAAAATCAAATCTTGGCCTTCAACTGCTACAACCTCCATCGGCGAACGGACTTCTGGGGTCCGGACCCGGAGCGTTTTGACCCGGATCGATTCCTGCCGGAAGCATCTCAGGGTCGACATCCGTACGCGTACATTCCGTTTAGTGCTGGGTTGAGAAACTGCATCGGAATGCGGTACGCGATGAACTCGATGCGGATTATGTTGCTGCGGATTCTGCAGGAGTTTGAAATTGGGACCGACTTGAAGCAGACCGATTTGCGTTTCAAATTTGAGATTACGCTGAAGCTGGTTGGTCCGCACAGTGTATGGTTGAAGAGGAGGGAcaagatttaa
- the LOC6039456 gene encoding cytochrome P450 4V2, with protein sequence MMIGPKPVILVNHPDLVQQVLTRNDMCGKPFFYDFLGIKGGLVSERDGKKWLITRKALNPTFNTRVLTNFVPIMDARAKKLVETMRPLADSGEKINILEYLSECTLEMVFSTTMGRKAYELPGQKDYVKHLESVLTRLGERIVDVSQFLGVFYRMTDAYKKEQISRKFCDKFTDNFILERRQELQQDAKPKTVDDEYEAKSLNFLDQILTIRKSDGTFFGDQEIANNLYNVMAGGNDTSALTVSFACLFLAMNPDIQANVFAEISAIFDQDQMDLSLLKQLKYTERFLKEVLRLCPAVPFVARETPTDSQLQLDGVKIPPNQILAFNLFTLHRRPDFWGPDPERFDPDRFLPEAVEQRHPYAYVPFSAGVRNCVGYRYAKNSLLIMLVRILQQFELGTDLKQEQLRYKYEISLKLVGPHSVWLKKRSGLKL encoded by the exons ATGATGATCGGCCCAAAGCCGGTGATTCTGGTGAACCATCCGGATCTGGTGCAGCAGGTCCTGACGAGGAACGACATGTGCGGGAAGCCGTTCTTTTACGATTTTTTGGGGATCAAGGGTGGTCTGGTTTCTGAGAGGG ATGGCAAAAAGTGGCTGATTACGCGGAAAGCGTTGAACCCGACGTTCAACACCCGAGTGCTGACCAACTTTGTGCCGATCATGGATGCGCGGGCAAAGAAGTTGGTGGAAACGATGCGACCTTTGGCGGATTCTGGGGAAAAGATCAACATCTTGGAGTATCTTAGCGAGTGCACGCTGGAAATGGTCTTCAGTACGACGATGGGACGTAAGGCGTACGAGCTGCCCGGGCAGAAGGATTATGTCAAGCACTTGGAGTC GGTTTTGACACGATTAGGAGAACGAATCGTAGATGTTAGCCAATTCCTTGGAGTGTTCTACAGGATGACCGATGCTTACAAGAAAGAGCAAATATCCAGGAAGTTCTGCGATAAATTCACAGATAAC TTCATCCTGGAAAGACGCCAAGAACTTCAGCAGGACGCTAAGCCAAAAACAGTTGACGACGAATACGAAGCAAAATCTCTGAACTTTTTGGATCAAATTTTGACCATTCGAAAGTCCGACGGAACCTTTTTCGGAGATCAAGAAATCGCAAACAACCTGTACAACGTCATGGCCGGA GGCAACGACACGTCCGCCCTCACGGTGTCTTTCGCCTGTCTCTTTCTAGCAATGAACCCCGACATTCAAGCCAACGTCTTCGCCGAAATCAGTGCCATCTTCGACCAGGACCAGATGGATCTCAGCTTGCTCAAACAGCTCAAGTACACCGAACGCTTCCTGAAGGAGGTCCTCCGACTTTGTCCGGCGGTGCCCTTTGTGGCACGAGAAACACCCACCGATTCTCAGTTACAACTGGACGGCGTAAAAATCCCGCCAAATCAAATCCTCGCGTTCAACCTGTTCACCCTGCATCGTCGGCCGGACTTTTGGGGACCGGATCCGGAACGGTTCGATCCAGATCGATTCCTCCCGGAAGCCGTCGAGCAGCGGCATCCGTACGCGTACGTTCCGTTCAGTGCCGGGGTGAGGAACTGTGTAGGCTATCGGTACGCCAAGAATTCCCTACTGATCATGCTGGTCAGGATACTGCAGCAGTTTGAGCTTGGGACCGATTTGAAGCAGGAACAGTTGAGGTACAAGTACGAGATTTCACTGAAGCTGGTGGGGCCACACAGTGTATGGTTGAAGAAGCGGAGTGGATTGAAATTATAA
- the LOC6039457 gene encoding cytochrome P450 4c21, with protein MLAFVLLSSALSLSTVLLLKLVWSYRFAAKIPTVQPAVPLLGHIPMFWNRTSEQAFSSLTYCFRQVDRLGKVLFGPVLIVFVHHPDLLQQLFSREDLHDRPFFYDFLGLDNGLLSEKNGHKWIRSRKVLNPAFNTRMLTGFIPIMDGRARKLVAKMKPLAGTGTEFDILQYIGECTLEMAFSTTMGRNANELPGQKEYVRNLEMIMNLIGERVLNVNQFLDVFYRMTEAYRVDKKARTFCNAFTDKVIRERRRELEKEKGLPKARDEFQSKSLNFLDQILTIRKKDGSLFGDEEISNNLYNMMAAGNDTSSLTIAFACLFLAMHPKIQDKVFEEMNSVFHSDTVDITLDTLKQLQYTEQVIKEVLRLCPAVPCGARQASGPQVTLDGIQFPPKQIVVFNIFTLHRRKDLWGPDAECFNPNRFSPEATKQRHPYAFLPFSAGLRDCIGARYAMNSIRIVLLRILQDFEIKTNLRHEDFRFKFEITLKLAGPHSVWLEKRKKRNKSD; from the exons ATGCTCGCCTTCGTGTTACTCTCATCAGCGCTTTCACTTTCCACAGTCCTGCTGCTCAAACTAGTGTGGTCCTACCGGTTCGCGGCAAAAATACCCACCGTTCAACCGGCGGTTCCGCTGCTCGGGCACATTCCAATGTTTTGGAACAGAACGTCCGAGCAGGCGTTCAGCAGCTTGACCTACTGCTTCCGGCAGGTGGACCGCCTCGGGAAGGTGCTGTTCGGACCGGTTCTGATCGTGTTCGTCCACCACCCAGACCTGCTGCAGCAACTGTTCAGCCGCGAAGATCTGCACGATAGGCCGTTCTTTTACGACTTTCTCGGGCTGGACAACGGGCTGCTGTCGGAGAAGA ATGGCCACAAATGGATTCGCTCGCGGAAGGTGCTCAATCCGGCGTTCAACACACGGATGTTGACCGGGTTTATTCCCATAATGGACGGAAGGGCCAGAAAGCTGGTGGCTAAGATGAAACCGTTGGCCGGAACTGGGACTGAGTTCGACATTTTGCAGTACATTGGCGAGTGTACGCTGGAAATGGCCTTCAGTACGACGATGGGTCGTAACGCGAACGAACTGCCCGGCCAGAAGGAGTACGTGAGAAACTTGGAAAT GATCATGAACTTGATAGGAGAACGCGTCCTCAACGTGAACCAATTTTTGGACGTTTTCTACCGGATGACGGAAGCTTATCGGGTTGACAAAAAAGCTCGAACTTTTTGCAACGCATTCACCGATAAGGTCATCCGGGAGAGAAGACGTGAGCTAGAAAAGGAGAAAGGACTGCCGAAGGCGCGTGACGAGTTCCAGTCAAAATCGTTGAACTTCCTCGATCAAATCCTTACCATTCGCAAGAAGGACGGATCGCTGTTTGGAGACGAAGAGATTTCCAACAATCTGTACAATATGATGGCCGCT GGAAACGACACTTCCTCACTGACAATCGCGTTTGCCTGCCTGTTCCTGGCAATGCACCCAAAAATCCAAGACAAGGTCTTCGAGGAAATGAACTCCGTCTTCCACTCCGATACGGTGGACATCACGCTGGACACCCTAAAACAACTCCAGTACACCGAGCAGGTCATCAAGGAAGTCCTTCGCCTTTGTCCGGCTGTTCCTTGCGGTGCCCGCCAAGCCTCCGGACCCCAAGTAACCCTCGACGGCATCCAATTCCCCCCGAAACAAATCGTCGTGTTCAACATCTTCACCCTCCACCGTCGGAAGGACCTCTGGGGACCGGACGCGGAGTGCTTCAACCCGAATCGATTCTCGCCGGAGGCCACCAAGCAGCGCCATCCGTACGCCTTTTTGCCGTTCAGTGCCGGTCTGCGGGACTGCATCGGAGCCCGGTACGCGATGAACTCGATCCGGATCGTGTTGCTGCGGATTCTGCAGGACTTTGAGATAAAAACCAACCTGCGGCACGAGGACTTTCGGTTCAAGTTTGAAATTACGCTGAAGCTGGCAGGGCCGCACAGTGTGTGGTTGGAGAAGCGAAAGAAGCGAAATAAGTCAGATTGA